The Aneurinibacillus migulanus genome contains the following window.
CTCGATTTCCATCCAATCTGATGTCGCTTGTTTTGATTTGCGGCTTTTCACCATACCTGCCGTATGAATCGCACCGCCGAAGTACAGTAATTTCTCAGTCAATGTCGTTTTACCTGCATCAGGGTGCGAGATAATTGCAAATGTTTTTCGTGGTTCTGCCTTAGCCATATATGTAAAACTGCCTCCGCTTCTTCCTAATCTTAAACACAATTAACTATATCACGTTTCCTTGCCGCAAAAAAGAAAAAGAGAATGCCTCGCTTTAAGGCATTCTCTTTTATTCAGCTTGTTTTTGTTAGCGGAACGGGGCGGTAACAGAACGGCCAATGTCGCGGATAAGCGTACGAATATCCTCTCCATCCGTCTGTAGTGTCCGGGTTCCTGCACCCGTCATACGGGAGTTAAGCGTACGAATGCGTTGTGTCAATGCTTGATCAGATGTTACATGAACAGTATAACCCGGCTCGGCCCTCTTGACTGCTTCATGCACATTACGTTCCAGCGTTTTCATATTGGATGCCGTAGCCCCTTCAATACCAATAACCGCGTCACGGCCATCTACTACCGCTGTGGCACGTGTTACTCCATTTACATTGGCCGCAAGCTGTGCAACACGTTCCGCTACTTTCTGATCCTGCTGACCTAATTCATATGGATGTACGCCATACGTATTATAACGTCCAGGAATCATATTCGGATGAGGATACGTATGCGCCATATCAGGTCTGAGTCCATACTGCTGGGTACCGTACGGACGGATACCAAAATTATCGTCCATTGTGGTACCGTTCGTATTATATTGATTTAATCGATATGTTCCAGATTGTGTGTTTGTTCCATTATCTGTACCGGCACGTGGCCCACAAGCGGCGAGTACACTGGTCATTGTCAAAACAAGCGAAGCGGCGACAAACGATTTTACTGTTTTATTCATTATAAAGTCACCTCTGCACATAGTTTGCTTCCCGAAAGTGGAGCAGAATAAATGACAAAGCACAGGGCGGAGGCTACATTGTCCGTCCCTGTGCTCCAGTTTATCCTTGGGTAGGATTGTTTTGGGAGATATCAGAAAGAGCGTCACCCGCTTCATTCCGATAAATATTTTGTACCGCTAAGTCTCCTAGAGCAACAATACCGACCACTTGATTGTTGTCCACTACAGGTAGACGACGAATTTGATTTTTCGCCATAAGATCGGCAGCTTCATGAACATCCATCTGTGCTGGAGCCGTAACGATATTATGGGTCATTACATTACGCACTTGCGTTTGGCTATCACGGTTTTGTGCGGAAGCACGAATGGCGATATCGCGGTCCGTAATCATTCCAACACATTGCCCGTTCTCTACGACAGGAACAGCCCCTACGTTATAATCGTTCATAATTCTAGCCGCTTCTTCGAGTGATTGGTGCGGTTGTACCGTAGCTACCTGACGAGTCATGATATCCTGCAAACGTTGCGACATGTATAATTCCCTCCCATGTACATGTGTCGGATTCAGATGAATCCTTTTATAGCGTGATAAACAAAGCCACAACGTATGCATGGGTAATTCTTCTATAGCAACGCCTGCTTTCTTATCCAAAAAAATAAGGCACCATCACCGGTGATAAGCCGGTATAGGCGCCTCTTCTTTATTTTGCTTTTGCTTTCGTTATTATTTTTGCGATTTCCGGAATTTGCATATCGCTGTTCAAATCATATGTGCCATACCGTACAGAGCCCATCAAGCTAAAATCGTTCAAATATTTCACTAATAACCTTTGATCAGAAATAATATGTGCCTCTTGCAGCTTCTTAGCTACTTCTTCCGGACTCATACCCTTTTCTATAACCAAATTGTACATGTATCGTTTCTTTTCAGGCTGTACTGGCGGATTTGCTTGCGACTGTTGACCAGCATTCGCCGGAGCCCCCTGCGGTATTTTAATTTCTTTAATCGGCTCACTTGCCGGATCAGCCTTCTGCGTACTTTCTGCTTGGGCCGGAGCCGCCTGATTTGGAAGTTCGTTATAGTAAGCGAGTGAAAGCACCGCAACGGAAAACAAAATGCCGGCTGCGAATCCTCGCAGACCTTGTTTCGTTATTTTAGGCACCTTCCTTCTTCTCCTTTAGCTTTTCTTTCGCGCGACGATTCTCTCCAGTCTTGTGATTCCCTTGTATACCTAGTTTACCTTGGATTTGATGGATTTCTTTAAGAATTTGGATAGACAAATTCTCAACTTTTTCTTCCAATTGAGCAGTTTGATCCTTCTCTCTATAGAAAGAATAAATTAAAATCCCAATACCAAGCAAAAGCAGGCCGATAATTGCATACTGCATACGCTTCCTCCATCATATTAATTTTGGATGTTCGAATCCTCGAAGTATGTTTTCTGCCTTTTCATTTATACCATACTTCTGTAAAAACACAAGAGAAAATCGAGACTGAAAGCGTTGTCCATGGAAATGGACAGCGTTTTTTGTCGAAAGATGACGTTTGTCCCTTTTTTCAAAAATTGTACTTTATTCAATTCCAAGCCCATATTTATAGGAAAGATTGAACATATGGAAAGGAGTCTGAACGAATACATGCACACCTTCCGGAAAAAATATCGTGTGTACGCAAGTCCCTACGATCCTTGTCCTCCCATGACTAAAAAAACATACGAGACACCACCTCAGCTCTACTTAGGATTTCAGCCTTATGGCCTTCCGCAATATCAGCCACCCGAAGCCCTGCGTCAGGGGACCCTCTGGCCCGCCTTGTATGCCCCCTACCATAGTCCTTATAAAGATAAATATGGGAAAAGGGAGGCGGACGAATGAAGAAAGCAGGCGATAACTACTATGACCTTCTACTTGAAATCCAACAGATCGATTTTGTGATCATTGAACTGAATCTTTATCTCAATACCCACCCGAACGATCAAGCCGCAATCGCCCAATATAATGAGTTCGTGCAACGAAGCATGCAATTGAAAAAAAACTTTGAAGCGCTGTATGGGCCGCTCACCAGTTTTGGATATAGTTTCTCCCCTACCCCCTGGCAATGGGGAAAAGCTCCCTGGCCCTGGCAGGTATAATGTAAAAATGAAGGAGGAAACCCGTCTTGTGGATTTACGAGAAGAAGCTGCAATATCCGGTACGTGTAAGTAAGTGCGATGTGCGGATGGCCAAGTTTTTGATCGAACAGTACGGAGGCGCAGATGGAGAACTGGCAGCGGCGCTACGCTACCTGAATCAGCGCTATACGGTACCAGATAAGGTTATTGGCCTCTTAAATGATATCGGAACTGAAGAGCTGGCTCATCTAGAGATGATTGCGACAATGGTGTACAAACTAACAAAAGATGCAACACCTGAAGAAATGGAAAAATGCGGATTAGGAGCGCATTACGCTAACCATGATAAAGCGCTATTTTACAATAATGCGGCTGGCGTACCATGGACCGCAACGTATATACAGGCAAAAGGCGATCCAATTGCGGACCTATATGAAGATATCGCTGCCGAGGAAAAAGCTCGGGCAACGTATCAATGGTTAATTAACATGACGGATGATACCGATTTAAAGGACTCGCTTAGCTTTTTGCGTGAACGTGAAATCGTTCACTCCCAGCGCTTCCGCGAAGCAGTTGAAATCCTTAAGGAAGAACGGGAGCGAAAAAAAGTGTTTTAGTGTGATACGAATAAGGGAGCAAGATAGCGATTTCTTTCTCACTAAGAATCAAAGGTCAAGTCAGAGAGGAAAAAAAGTCGCGTTTGCTCCCCATTCTTTACTTTATTCTATCCATTCTGTTTTCTTATCTATAGGGATACGTCGTGATTCACGGGCCATATCCGCTTTCCCTATGTAGACAAGCCCGACAAGTCCGTCCTTTTCTTCCAACCCGAATGTTTCTTTCATAACCGGATGATAACTTGGAGCACCTGTACGCCAGATAGCGCCATAGCCCAGGGCATGCGCTACGAGAAGCATGTTTTGGATGCTGGCTGCGACCGCAGCGTACTCTTCCGCCTCCACAACATAGTCTTCCTTGTGCGGCAGGCAAGCCACCGCAATGACAAGCGGCGCTCGAAACGCCTTTTTCATGCTTTTCTCATACAGTGTTGCCCGCTCTTCTTCCGTCAGTTCTTCCCCTTTCTCAAGCAGGGCTATTTTCGCATACGCTTCACCAAGCTTCTTTCGTCCGTCGCCTACCATGACGAAGTATTTCCACGGCTGGGTATTGAAGTGACTAGGAGCCCAGTTCCCCGCTTCGAGTATCTCCTCGATATGTTCACGGGGCACCGGCTCATCTGTCACTTTACCAATCGTTCGTCTCGTCTGAATCAATTGTAAAAACTCGTTCATAGAATCCTCCTCATGTAATGTCCTGTCCTCTCAAAAATGCGGCCAATGGTTCAGCAAACAGATGAGCATCCACCACTCCTGCCATATGTCCATTCGGACTGTCGATTTCATAGTATGAAGCGCGTCCTCCCTGGCGATTGATTATGTCTGCTGCCTGCCTGCTGTACTGTGGCGGAAACAATAAGTCTGAAGTGCACGGAATCATTAGCACCCGTGCCCGAATCTTTCCTAATGCCTCTTCCAGCGAAGCGAACCCCCGGCTGATATCATGCATCATTGCCGCACGCGCCGTGTACACGTAGTGACTTGCATCATAAGGCAGCATACGCTCAGATACAGCTCCCCTGAATTTTTGTACAAATGGCGGGACACTTTGATATGATGTGGAAATGACGTCGCGCTTCGCATCACGCGAAAACGCATCATCATACCAAGCATACTGGTATGCGGCAAGATTCATGAGGCTAAGCGCCAAATGCAGGCCTGCCTCCGGCTCTTCCCCCTCATTATATGCGCCGTCTTTCCACTTCGGATCAAGCGCAATCACATCAATCGCTGCCTGCAGATAGGCAAGTGAAGTCAAGACCGGCATCTGCGCACCACTTATCACAACTACACACGCTTCCATCATATCGGGATAATGAACCGCCCAGTTCAATGTCTGTATCCCCCCCGCCGAAGGCCCTAGCACGGCGACTAATTTCTCGATTCCAAGTGAGCGCACGAGTTCCCGTTGAATGCCTGTCATATCCCGATATGTAAACACCGGAAACGTAATGCCATACCTCTCTCCTGTCTGTGGATTTATACTCCTTGGTCCAGTAGTTATGACATGTGGATTTTTGAATTGGATATTACATAGCGTATCCGAGCATATAACAAAGTATCGATCGGTATCTATTGCTTTGCCTGGACCGATGAGGGCATCCCACCAACCGACTTCCGTATCGTCTGGACTGTATTTTCCTGC
Protein-coding sequences here:
- a CDS encoding YhcN/YlaJ family sporulation lipoprotein; the encoded protein is MNKTVKSFVAASLVLTMTSVLAACGPRAGTDNGTNTQSGTYRLNQYNTNGTTMDDNFGIRPYGTQQYGLRPDMAHTYPHPNMIPGRYNTYGVHPYELGQQDQKVAERVAQLAANVNGVTRATAVVDGRDAVIGIEGATASNMKTLERNVHEAVKRAEPGYTVHVTSDQALTQRIRTLNSRMTGAGTRTLQTDGEDIRTLIRDIGRSVTAPFR
- a CDS encoding CBS domain-containing protein encodes the protein MSQRLQDIMTRQVATVQPHQSLEEAARIMNDYNVGAVPVVENGQCVGMITDRDIAIRASAQNRDSQTQVRNVMTHNIVTAPAQMDVHEAADLMAKNQIRRLPVVDNNQVVGIVALGDLAVQNIYRNEAGDALSDISQNNPTQG
- a CDS encoding endolytic transglycosylase MltG — protein: MPKITKQGLRGFAAGILFSVAVLSLAYYNELPNQAAPAQAESTQKADPASEPIKEIKIPQGAPANAGQQSQANPPVQPEKKRYMYNLVIEKGMSPEEVAKKLQEAHIISDQRLLVKYLNDFSLMGSVRYGTYDLNSDMQIPEIAKIITKAKAK
- a CDS encoding spore coat associated protein CotJA, whose protein sequence is MHTFRKKYRVYASPYDPCPPMTKKTYETPPQLYLGFQPYGLPQYQPPEALRQGTLWPALYAPYHSPYKDKYGKREADE
- a CDS encoding spore coat protein CotJB, translated to MKKAGDNYYDLLLEIQQIDFVIIELNLYLNTHPNDQAAIAQYNEFVQRSMQLKKNFEALYGPLTSFGYSFSPTPWQWGKAPWPWQV
- a CDS encoding manganese catalase family protein; this translates as MWIYEKKLQYPVRVSKCDVRMAKFLIEQYGGADGELAAALRYLNQRYTVPDKVIGLLNDIGTEELAHLEMIATMVYKLTKDATPEEMEKCGLGAHYANHDKALFYNNAAGVPWTATYIQAKGDPIADLYEDIAAEEKARATYQWLINMTDDTDLKDSLSFLREREIVHSQRFREAVEILKEERERKKVF
- a CDS encoding nitroreductase family protein, yielding MNEFLQLIQTRRTIGKVTDEPVPREHIEEILEAGNWAPSHFNTQPWKYFVMVGDGRKKLGEAYAKIALLEKGEELTEEERATLYEKSMKKAFRAPLVIAVACLPHKEDYVVEAEEYAAVAASIQNMLLVAHALGYGAIWRTGAPSYHPVMKETFGLEEKDGLVGLVYIGKADMARESRRIPIDKKTEWIE
- a CDS encoding alpha/beta fold hydrolase encodes the protein MDTVKKQMFSLDSYRMECGREIPVTIGFETYGQLNEAKDNAILVCHFFSATSHAAGKYSPDDTEVGWWDALIGPGKAIDTDRYFVICSDTLCNIQFKNPHVITTGPRSINPQTGERYGITFPVFTYRDMTGIQRELVRSLGIEKLVAVLGPSAGGIQTLNWAVHYPDMMEACVVVISGAQMPVLTSLAYLQAAIDVIALDPKWKDGAYNEGEEPEAGLHLALSLMNLAAYQYAWYDDAFSRDAKRDVISTSYQSVPPFVQKFRGAVSERMLPYDASHYVYTARAAMMHDISRGFASLEEALGKIRARVLMIPCTSDLLFPPQYSRQAADIINRQGGRASYYEIDSPNGHMAGVVDAHLFAEPLAAFLRGQDIT